Proteins encoded in a region of the Anopheles aquasalis chromosome 2, idAnoAquaMG_Q_19, whole genome shotgun sequence genome:
- the LOC126572867 gene encoding supporter of activation of yellow protein isoform X2 yields MVDSCPLHAASFENVPLAQENHNELHAENDRGAEPENRRECHQREHWQTDSEVQVTKMSSGSVAPTAELTQHHQQEKEKGEQRQQQQEEQQVVVVAIDPESAAHDKVISNYHHQLLTQEQQQQPGKTELRPESNSRLLPEHAEQQQHLYQATDERSVPVLTDSNGELHQYQQLEGLEAHQANPAPTPTDVMRHPQESHHRPQPLGEVESGEESDCVVVAATTAERKVEPLKINLARDREPIRTIIKLPGAGSLEHHSGAQLSPTIREIPGSPKITIKPPKPPPSATATMDSSHSGGGGNGDHSTNSVPASNSIPKLTIKPLINPAMGEETATADDSTAAGANASSEHMQIIPKLLIKGSSSALESGGVAGRDVAMEPHIVPKLTIRGVNNHNHHHHHHHHQLQHAHHHSQQQQQQSQHSQSVVVGDVHSQPPQHAAYSNNVSSASLLTDGSGVGVAGPSGSSSSGSPNTPLVPKLTIKMDNHHHHGHVQQHGSMENASIPKLHIKTIPPDGSGGVLLLTTASASSSMAAGMVAGTSSTSSGGSTAPAGSSPVLTSSEGVKLTIKPLPEQPKLPKLTIKTTGLGTIAETSDASLVSSTSSSFSPKTELQVLVATPNSGATTSVNRVQLGSPSTTTTGGHHHHHQYQHHHHHHQAQLQPLSPSDQHSNISSSSIPKLTIKPMPAKQTGDFGAGSVSAGELPTVPKLTIKPIPPPSTATKQQQQQQQRGDTGSGNGSSSNSSSTTTTETSINALEPSSVSSSSANAIITMSPTSSHSPTTSALKMKIKVPPAVQTGSSESSSANSALMAALSGPLLATGSGAASVASNMTRLNIKPILPPGLNACTGMSTGEQHRVTLTEGSGEDKEGTSGASTPPSGEEEQDPSVPIIIPKVTIKTLANPSGQETEIISTPKVTLKPIPKPLAHQSEAVFGSESGRNASPVTTDALDSPRIILKINKGSSSTTTTSNNATNEQQTLAEEGMMVPDGTTSDNSHHPLSASSGSSLLSNELKRPAAASASGGKVDHSTLPSSSSASSASSTSVSVSTSSSSSGGSDPASPSSGSGGDHGGDPGSPEAKKSKLDDRIIAMNERPPIAHSVLQQTLQQQNRPPYSYHHLHQQQQQQQQQQQQQQQQQLQSAASATLVQRRPPASSTSDVIIIDDDSKSGNETSGNVRESETPPPSRLTIGSDANSATSRLQHHLLGQEMDADMDEMAPNAAMTKPRRTRGTPRGGRQSRRGAGGRRGAMQNAAARAALNHSQPALSHSPNLQGRTATDMYLMNNEERDEGSSSDCMIVDEPSSAAGATRTATGGSGSSSKSSSSSLTSTGSGSLYNNTIASGSEMEKNGTASNSSVGSVASSTMGHLPSMTPTPASSATPGAGVRMSTRRGAGQLLKEVLANKTHDRDSGVDEARTDGEAGGAGGPTPSKRPRGRPKKQLMELGMMETNGGGGSSNSIESLMTMMTSDGILLTQSTPSTREDTTPSYPSTPARTPRTRGRGRGRGRGRAQQLNKDDMTPNLSGSFFASQSGLVDPNVDPLFIGTAASNAISSAFGSGSDGSGNFNQLFHSVQTPPPRTGRGSRGPRRGGGRGSRTPRGGGRGAAKAAARLAALEMAALAAVAAAAAENPGGIDPSCWSPSAELEGMINAHQTAEVASFETPKVGRRPRGRGASAGVRRSGVAARTPRGKKAAALAAAALAAQESTKSTEDTAGDSPDAPNNIFMTPMAGGLELFRSKLNFRELKTPKNAIKSNTPLSGSGQTSGVSPLEGATPGGGSGTNLQLFEEDTRMSADLSYTTPVRLMNAVDGCLQQNEESQSSYLSSTSVTQDASNNAAVAGVTINGIAQSATPDTVGQKDAAGLPSVSGAGSLGNNSNSSRRPKGKMEVLDVHRAQFTVDLLAEYEWPPPIAGQRSTDSFMIQEQIAEYLGVKSFKRKYPDLMRRPVDMEERNFILERGLASEKMCDLGLTAVYAAEILDIMCTDYPEKYEEYTRYIREKHIRELSSRQRQQQEAVAAAAAAAAAVAAPIDRAQLQKDKAIESAASWNSTFNKDRRDMRRACMDLQTYVVHVPRRYQNPVANTEDSTPKMPQTTNYPVALVPGQFSEYYTTYTPEELACYPINTVLLEPQELEAIVSSERYKRLAAEEARRLAAHEAGYSSSGSSSSSSGSSSDSDSSSSSDDSSDGSGTSSCSEDDERGSTDDDRHSLGSASTGTLSDNGGNGDDATGGRKKRLRRKRRVASRLMPMRAVGGNEEQQKNAKSTAVVTPVRRSSRALSAGTTAPVVEVKAPTDSDDSDIPLIAHATKKKNAAAALPATGSSGKQMVEVKEEQPVMKRPPLNPFMCAVCSGPENKNKYSKPERFVRCNRCRRKAHPSCIGMSSVMYRRVQQYKWQCSECKLCMKCNRKPAAIDSKMVYCDQCDRGYHLACKGLRNLPDGRWHCSLCTICSQCGAQTPEGHPNAQLTAQQRQHLAMVAEWTHEYGVNALTQIREHLRTLCMPCMRQRRQRLQSLEPELSQAAPATLVSNDNKGTLNNNNNNNNNIDNRSRVTVTEYTGDHRKPPPTMPIRSIPVGVVGNNSGVGNAVNSPAIGATGSSVPMRSIGPGEGGVGGGAGVSTIRTS; encoded by the exons ATGGTAGATTCCTGCCCTCTACACGCGGCCAGCTTTGAAAATGTACCTTTGGCTCAGGAGAACCACAACGAATTGCATGCCGAGAACGACCGAGGTGCCGAGCCAGAGAATCGACGCGAGTGTCACCAACGGGAGCACTGGCAAACCGACTCGGAGGTCCAAGTGACAAAGATGAGCAGTGGAAGTGTCGCTCCAACAGCAGAACtgacacaacaccaccaacaagagaaggagaaaggggaacagcggcagcagcagcaagaggagcaacaagtagtagtagtcgcAATCGACCCGGAATCGGCGGCACATGATAAGGTTATAAGCAATTACCATCACCAACTGTTGACACAGGAA caacagcaacaacctgGCAAAACGGAACTCAGGCCGGAGAGCAACAGTCGGCTTCTTCCAGAACATgcggaacagcaacagcatctgtATCAGGCGACGGATGAAAGAAGTGTTCCTGTGCTAACAGACAGTAACGGAGAGCTGCACCAGTATCAGCAGCTGGAGGGTCTAGAAGCACATCAAGCTAATCCTGCCCCAACGCCAACCGACGTCATGCGTCATCCCCAGGAATCTCACCATCGACCGCAGCCTCTGGGCGAGGTGGAATCGGGCGAGGAAAGCGACTGTGTAGTCGTGGCAGCGACCACTGCCGAGCGGAAAGTGGAACCATTGAAGATCAACCTAGCACGAGACCGCGAACCTATCCGGACGATCATTAAACTGCCAGGGGCTGGCTCACTAGAGCATCACAGTGGGGCACAGCTATCTCCGACCATCCGGGAGATTCCCGGCTCGCCGAAGATCACGATCAAACCACCGAAACCCCCACCATCGGCAACGGCAACCATGGACAGTTCGCattcgggtggcggtggcaacgggGATCACAGTACTAACAGCGTGCCCGCATCTAACAGCATTCCAAAGCTTACCATAAAGCCGCTTATAAACCCGGCAATGGGTGAAGAGACAGCCACGGCCGATGATTCAACGGCAGCGGGAGCAAATGCCAGTAGTGAGCACATGCAGATTATTCCCAAACTGCTGATCAAGGGCTCGTCTTCAGCCTTAGAGTCTGGTGGAGTGGCTGGGCGGGATGTAGCGATGGAACCACACATTGTGCCTAAACTGACGATACGTGGTGTCAACaaccacaatcatcatcatcatcatcaccatcaccagctgcAGCATGCTCACCACcatagccagcagcagcagcagcaatcgcaacATAGTCAATCGGTCGTAGTGGGAGATGTACATTCGCAGCCACCACAACATGCCGCGTACAGCAACAATGTATCTTCCGCATCATTGCTAACTGATGGCAGCGGTGTAGGAGTAGCCGGTCCATCCGGTTCCAGTTCGTCCGGTTCACCCAACACACCGCTAGTTCCAAAGTTGACGATCAAAATGgataatcatcaccatcacgggcACGTTCAGCAACATGGCAGCATGGAAAATGCATCGATACCGAAGCTGCACATTAAAACTATTCCACCGGACGGCAGTGGtggagtgttgttgttgacaaccgcttccgcatcatcatcgatggcagCTGGTATGGTAGCGGGAACATCGTCCACCAGCAGTGGCGGAAGCACGGCACCAGCAGGATCCTCACCAGTGCTAACTAGCTCCGAAGGTGTGAAGCTAACGATAAAACCACTACCGGAGCAACCAAAGTTGCCGAAGCTGACCATAAAAACGACTGGCCTGGGAACGATAGCAGAAACAAGTGACGCATCGCTAGTGTcctcgaccagcagcagcttttcgcCCAAAACCGAGCTGCAAGTTCTGGTAGCAACACCCAACTCTGGTGCCACGACATCCGTCAACAGAGTGCAGTTGGGATctccttcgacgacgacgacgggtggtcaccatcatcaccaccaataccaacaccaccaccatcaccaccaagcgCAACTTCAGCCTTTATCGCCAAGTGACCAGCATTCGAACATCAGTTCCAGCTCGATTCCAAAGCTCACGATTAAACCCATGCCTGCGAAGCAGACTGGAGACTTTGGAGCGGGTTCTGTATCAGCAGGAGAACTTCCGACCGTGCCCAAGTTGACGATCAAACCGATTCCTCCCCCCTCGACGGcaacgaagcagcaacagcagcagcagcagcgaggagaCACCGGCAGTGGCaatggcagtagcagcaacagcagcagcacaaccaccaccgaaaccagTATTAATGCTCTTGAGCCTTCGTCCGTTTCTTCATCCTCGGCGAATGCGATCATCACAATGTCCCCAACGTCGTCGCACTCTCCAACAACTTCTGCCTTAAAAATGAAGATAAAAGTGCCGCCGGCGGTTCAGACGGGATCATCGGAAAGCAGTTCCGCCAACTCGGCACTGATGGCTGCCCTGTCTGGACCATTGCTCGCCACGGGAAGTGGGGCCGCATCTGTAGCGTCCAATATGACAAGGTTAAACATAAAACCAATACTACCACCAGGGCTAAATGCATGCACCGGAATGTCCACTGGTGAGCAACACCGTGTGACGCTAACGGAAGGGAGTGGAGAAGACAAGGAAGGAACATCCGGTGCATCGACACCTCCCTCCGGTGAAGAGGAGCAGGACCCTAGCGTCCCGATCATCATTCCCAAGGTGACGATCAAAACTCTAGCCAATCCAAGCGGCCAGGAGACGGAAATCATATCCACTCCGAAAGTCACGTTAAAGCCTATCCCGAAACCATTGGCGCATCAGTCGGAGGCTGTTTTTGGGTCTGAGTCTGGACGAAACGCTTCTCCGGTGACTACCGATGCTCTGGATTCGCCAAGAATAATcctgaaaataaataaaggaTCCTCCTCGACGACTACAACCTCCAACAACGCTACGAATGAACAGCAAACGCTAGCGGAAGAAGGAATGATGGTACCGGATGGGACTACCAGCGATAACTCCCATCATCCACTGTCGGCATCATCTGGTTCATCGTTACTATCCAACGAATTGAAGCggccagctgcagcatcagccagCGGCGGTAAAGTTGATCATTCTACGCTACCGTCATCTTCGTCTGCATCGAGTGCCTCTTCGACTTCCGTGTCGGTGTCgacctcatcatcgtcgtcaggcGGTTCCGATCCTGCTTCGCCTTCTTCAGGAAGTGGCGGTGACCATGGCGGTGATCCTGGCTCGCCGGAggcaaagaaaagcaaactgGACGATCGTATCATTGCGATGAACGAGAGACCACCCATTGCCCATTCCGTCCTTCAGCAAacactgcagcaacagaatcGTCCACCCTATTCTTaccatcatctccatcagcagcaacagcagcagcagcagcagcagcagcagcagcagcagcagcagcttcaatcAGCGGCATCGGCAACACTTGTGCAACGGagaccaccagcatcgtctACCAGTGATGTTATCATCATAGACGACGACAGCAAATCCGGTAATGAAACGTCAGGCAATGTTCGTGAATCCGAAACACCGCCTCCTTCTCGGTTAACTATCGGGTCCGACGCGAACAGTGCCACGTCCCGGTTACAGCACCATCTACTCGGGCAAGAAATGGATGCCGACATGGATGAAATGGCACCGAATGCGGCAATGACAAAACCAAGGAGAACACGTGGCACACCACGCGGTGGGCGGCAATCACGCCGAGGAGCCGGTGGGCGAAGAGGTGCCATGCAGAATGCTGCAGCGCGAGCGGCCCTTAACCATTCACAGCCTGCGCTTTCGCATTCTCCTAACCTTCAGGGAAGGACCGCTACCGACATGTATCTGATGAACAATGAAGAACGCGATGAAGGCTCCAGCTCGGACTGCATGATCGTTGACGAACCATCGTCCGCCGCGGGAGCAACGCGGACGGCAACGGGTGGTTCGGGTTCCAGTTCGAagtcgtcctcttcgtcgctcaccagcaccggaagtgGCAGCCTGTACAATAATACCATCGCCAGCGGCAGTGAGATGGAGAAGAACGGAACCGCTAGCAATAGCTCAGTGGGAAGTGTCGCCAGTTCTACGATGGGCCACCTACCTTCAatgacaccgacaccggcttCATCGGCCACACCGGGCGCTGGTGTGCGGATGAGTACACGTCGTGGGGCCGGCCAGTTACTGAAGGAGGTACTGGCAAATAAAACGCACGATCGCGACTCCGGCGTGGATGAAGCACGCACCGATGGAgaagctggtggtgccggtggtccgaCTCCTTCGAAGCGACCCCGCGGACGGCCAAAGAAGCAGCTGATGGAGCTGGGAATGATGGAGAcaaatggcggtggtggtagtagcaattCAATCGAATCGTTAATGACAATGATGACCAGTGATGGAATTTTGCTCACTCAATCTACCCCTTCAACGAGGGAGGATACAACTCCTTCTTACCCCAGTACACCAGCTCGCACCCCAAG AACACGTGGCCGAggccgtggtcgtggacgTGGAAGAGCACAACAACTCAACAAAGACGATATGACACCAAACCTTAGTGGATCATTCTTTGCCAGCCAATCTGGCTTAGTAGATCCGAACGTAGACCCGTTATTCATCG GCACAGCTGCATCCAATGCTATCTCTTCCGCGTTCGGCAGTGGAAGCGATGGAAGTGGCAACTTTAATCAGCTGTTTCATTCCGTACAAACCCCACCGCCACGCACTGGTCGCGGATCGCGAGGTCCACGACGAGGTGGAGGGCGCGGCTCAAGGACTCCGCGAGGCGGTGGCCGAGGTGCCGCAAAAGCTGCTGCCCGCCTGGCTGCATTGGAAATGGCCGCGCtagctgcagtagcagcagctgccgcggAAAATCCTGGCGGCATCGATCCCTCCTGCTGGTCGCCATCAGCGGAATTGGAAGGCATGATAAATGCTCACCAGACCGCCGAGGTAGCATCGTTTGAAACACCGAAGGTGGGTAGGCGACCGAGAGGCAGAGGTGCTTCGGCGGGTGTTAGGCGAAGTGGAGTGGCTGCTAGAACGCCTCGAGGTAAGAAAGCAGCAGCCCTAGCGGCTGCGGCTCTCGCCGCTCAAGAATCCACAAAATCCACCGAGGACACAGCAGGAGACTCTCCGGATGCACCAAACAACATCTTTATGACACCGATGGCCGGGGGATTG GAACTTTTCCGATCGAAACTCAATTTCCGCGAGCTGAAGACTCCGAAAAATGCCATCAAATCCAATACACCGCTGTCCGGTAGTGGACAGACAAGCGGTGTCTCGCCTTTGGAAGGTGCAACGCctggcggtggtagtggaACCAATCTGCAGCTATTTGAAGAGGACACCCGTATGAGTGCTGACCTCAGCTATACTACCCCAGTTCGCCTGATGAACGCTGTCGACGGATGTCTGCAGCAAAATGAGGAATCACAGAGTTCGTAcctgagcagcaccagcgtgaCGCAGGATGCTAGTAACAACGCGGCCGTTGCCGGTGTTACCATCAACGGGATTGCACAATCGGCAACGCCGGACACTGTTGGGCAGAAAGATGCCGCAGGTCTACCGTCAGTATCCGGTGCTGGTAGTCTAGGCAACAACAGTAATAGTAGCCGTAGACCCAAAGGAAAGATGGAAGTGTTGGATGTGCA TCGCGCACAGTTTACGGTCGATCTGTTGGCAGAGTACGAGTGGCCACCGCCTATCGCAGGCCAACGCTCCACTGACTCGTTCATGATTCAGGAGCAAATAGCTGAATATCTGGGTGTGAAGAGCTTCAAGCGCAAGTATCCCGATCTTATGCGGCGTCCGGTGGATATGGAGGAACGCAACTTTATTCTTGAGCGGGGTCTTGCCTCAGAGAAAATGTGTGACCTTGGCTTGACTGCGGTTTACGCTGCTGAGATACTGGACATCATGTGCACGGACTATCCGGAAAAATACGAAGAGTACACGCGGTATATTCGCGAAAAGCATATTCGAGAGCTGAGCAGCCGGCAGAGACAACAGCAGGAAGCAgtcgcagctgctgctgccgccgcagcGGCCGTCGCTGCCCCAATCGACCGAGCCCAGCTGCAGAAGGACAAAGCCATCGAATCGGCGGCCAGTTGGAACAGTACCTTTAACAAAGA CCGACGGGATATGAGACGAGCTTGTATGGACCTACAAACATATGTGGTGCACGTGCCACGGCGTTATCAAAATCCTGTAGCCAATACGGAGGATTCAACGCCGAAAATGCCGCAAACTACCAATTACCCAGTAGCTCTGGTTCCTGGACAATTCAGCGAGTATTACACAACCTACACTCCAGAAGAGTTGGC ttGCTATCCAATCAATACTGTACTGTTGGAACCTCAGGAGCTAGAGGCAATCGTTTCCTCGGAACGATACAAACGGTTAGCCGCAGAGGAGGCCCGTCGTCTAGCTGCGCATGAGGCAGGCTATAGTagtagtggcagcagcagcagtagtagcggtaGCAGTAGCgacagtgacagcagcagcagtagcgatgATAGCAGCGATGGCAGTGGTACCAGCAGTTGCAGTGAAGACGACGAGAGAGGTAGCACTGACGATGACCGTCACAGTCTCGGCAGCGCATCAACGGGAACTTTATCGGATAACGGAGgcaatggtgatgatgctacGGGCGGTCGAAAGAAACGACTTCGCCGGAAACGAAGGGTTGCCAGCAGGTTAATGCCAATGCGCGCTGTTGGTGGTaacgaggagcagcaaaagaacGCAAAATCGACGGCTGTGGTCACTCCTGTCAGGCGTTCGAGTAGAGCGTTGAGCGCTGGAACGACTGCACCGGTTGTGGAAGTCAAAGCACCGACGGACTCCGAT GATTCTGATATACCGTTGATTGCACATgcaacaaagaagaagaatgcagcagcagccctacCAGCGACAGGCAGTAGTGGGAAGCAGATGGTGGAGGTAAAAGAGGAACAACCGGTCATGAAACGCCCTCCACTTAATCCATTCATGTGCGCCGTCTGTTCTGgaccggaaaacaaaaacaaatacagCAAACCAGAGCGGTTTGTGCGGTGCAATCGTTGCAGGAGAAAAG CACATCCTTCATGTATCGGCATGTCTTCGGTAATGTATCGCCGTGTGCAGCAGTACAAGTGGCAGTGCTCAGAGTGCAAACTGTGCATGAAGTGTAACCGCAAACCGGCGGCCATCGATAGCAAGATGGTGTACTGTGATCAGTGTGATCGTGGTTATCATTTAGCCTGCAAAGGTCTACGTAATCTGCCTGATG GACGCTGGCATTGCAGTCTCTGCACTATATGCAGTCAGTGTGGTGCTCAAACACCGGAGGGACATCCGAACGCCCAGCTTACCGCtcaacagcggcagcatctGGCAATGGTGGCCGAATGGACACACGAGTATGGTGTAAATGCGTTGACCCAGATACGTGAACATTTGCGTACCCTTTGTATGCCGTGTATGCGTCAGCGAAGGCAGCGGCTACAGTCACTCGAGCCGGAGTTGTCTCAAGCTGCTCCGGCAACACTGGTCAGTAATGACAACAAAGGAACcctaaacaacaacaacaataacaacaacaacatcgacaaCCGCAGTAGAGTTACTGTGACCGAATACACCGGAGACCACAGGAAGCCTCCCCCAACGATGCCGATTCGTTCAATTCCCGTCGGAGTAGTTGGTAACAATTCGGGTGTGGGGAATGCTGTCAACTCCCCTGCCATCGGAGCAACCGGTTCCTCCGTGCCAATGCGAAGCATAGGGCCTGGggaaggaggagtaggaggaggagcaggagtatCAACTATCCGTACTTCATAA